The Streptomyces spororaveus genome includes a region encoding these proteins:
- the galU gene encoding UTP--glucose-1-phosphate uridylyltransferase GalU, whose translation MNSTPHRITKAVIPAAGLGTRFLPLTKATPKEMLPVVDKPAIQYVVEEAVAAGMSDILMVTGRNKRPLEDHFDRNYELEEALQRRGDQDKLRSVCASTELADIHYVRQRDPKGLGHAVLCAAPHVGREPFAVLLADDLIDPRDPLLARMAEVRERFGGSVVALMEVDPQAIHLYGCAAVEDSAGADGVRITELVEKPEPGTAPSNLAVIGRYLLDPEIFEVLRNTDPGRGGEIQLTDALRALVRAGRPVHGVVFSGRRYDTGDRAEYLRATVRLACERPDLGPEFLSWLRDFVRSEELVGV comes from the coding sequence ATGAATTCCACACCTCACCGGATAACCAAAGCAGTGATCCCCGCCGCGGGACTCGGAACGCGATTCCTCCCGCTGACCAAGGCCACCCCGAAGGAAATGCTTCCGGTGGTCGACAAGCCGGCCATCCAGTACGTGGTGGAAGAGGCCGTCGCGGCGGGGATGTCCGACATCCTCATGGTCACCGGACGCAACAAGCGCCCCCTGGAAGACCACTTCGACCGCAACTACGAGCTGGAGGAGGCGCTCCAGCGCCGGGGTGATCAGGACAAACTCCGAAGCGTCTGCGCCTCCACCGAACTCGCCGACATCCACTACGTGCGCCAGCGCGACCCCAAGGGCCTCGGGCACGCCGTCCTGTGCGCCGCTCCCCACGTCGGCCGGGAGCCCTTCGCCGTCCTCCTGGCCGACGACCTGATCGACCCCCGCGACCCCCTGCTCGCCCGGATGGCCGAGGTGCGGGAACGGTTCGGCGGCAGTGTGGTGGCCCTCATGGAGGTGGATCCGCAGGCGATCCACCTGTACGGATGCGCCGCGGTGGAGGACTCGGCGGGCGCCGACGGCGTGCGCATCACGGAGCTGGTGGAGAAGCCGGAACCCGGCACCGCGCCCAGCAACCTGGCCGTCATAGGCCGCTACCTCCTCGACCCCGAGATCTTCGAGGTCCTGCGGAACACCGACCCCGGACGCGGCGGAGAGATCCAGCTCACGGACGCGCTGCGCGCGCTGGTCCGGGCCGGACGCCCCGTGCACGGCGTCGTCTTCTCCGGCCGGCGCTACGACACCGGGGACCGCGCCGAGTACCTGCGCGCGACGGTCCGGCTCGCCTGCGAGCGCCCGGACCTGGGCCCCGAATTCCTGTCCTGGCTAAGGGACTTCGTGCGGTCGGAAGAGCTCGTGGGGGTCTGA
- a CDS encoding ParB/RepB/Spo0J family partition protein, with product MDKPNPRPATAPPDVAAEVPVGALLAADSPRTVQVDESHAQALAHSGRTLPPLLVHRPTMRIIDGTHRLRAAVLRGQDTVHVTYFDGSAEDAFVLSVEANISHGLPLTHTERTAAALRILRSHPDWSDRGIARRTGLAGKTVGALRRREVPGPAPPGRVGQDGRVRPADPVRGREEAARLLAGRPTASLRQIAREAGIAPSTVRDVRRRIGAGADPVPAAQRRAGTTPAPAPPRGPARVRGQPLPALVTSLCKDPLLRLSDAGRLLLRMLDLQVSGLRQWERIVAAIPPYRVETAAAAAAQCARDWQELSEELRRRASAPPPA from the coding sequence ATGGACAAGCCGAACCCGCGGCCCGCGACGGCGCCCCCCGACGTCGCGGCCGAGGTACCGGTCGGCGCACTGCTCGCCGCGGATTCCCCCCGCACCGTCCAGGTGGACGAGAGTCACGCACAGGCCCTCGCCCACTCCGGCCGGACGCTGCCGCCGCTGCTGGTGCACCGCCCCACCATGCGGATCATCGACGGCACGCACCGGTTGCGGGCCGCCGTGCTGCGCGGGCAGGACACGGTGCACGTGACGTACTTCGACGGCAGCGCCGAGGACGCGTTCGTGCTCTCGGTCGAGGCCAACATCAGTCACGGGCTCCCGCTGACCCACACGGAACGGACCGCGGCGGCGCTACGGATCCTGCGCTCCCACCCGGACTGGTCCGACCGCGGAATCGCGCGGCGGACCGGCCTGGCGGGCAAGACCGTCGGGGCACTGCGGCGCCGTGAGGTCCCGGGGCCCGCCCCACCGGGCCGCGTCGGCCAGGACGGCCGCGTCCGGCCGGCCGATCCCGTCCGCGGCCGGGAGGAGGCGGCCCGGCTGCTGGCAGGCCGTCCCACCGCGTCGCTGCGGCAGATCGCACGGGAGGCGGGCATCGCGCCCTCGACCGTACGGGACGTACGGCGCCGGATCGGAGCGGGCGCCGATCCCGTACCGGCCGCCCAGCGGCGCGCCGGGACCACCCCGGCCCCCGCACCGCCCCGGGGACCCGCCCGGGTCCGGGGGCAGCCACTGCCCGCCCTGGTCACCAGCCTGTGCAAGGACCCCCTGCTCAGGCTGAGCGACGCGGGAAGGCTCCTGCTGCGCATGCTCGACCTCCAGGTGAGCGGACTGCGCCAGTGGGAGCGGATCGTCGCCGCGATACCCCCGTACCGCGTGGAGACGGCGGCCGCCGCGGCCGCCCAGTGCGCACGGGACTGGCAGGAACTGTCCGAAGAACTCCGGCGCCGTGCCTCGGCGCCGCCCCCTGCCTGA
- a CDS encoding FAD-dependent oxidoreductase, whose amino-acid sequence MNGVDRRTMLARSAAVVGGAAVAGALSGPVAAAAAKAPDASGEAARAAAAGTGSVVRPGDPRYEMLTTGNNQRFVARPDYIKMVRSTADAERALRDAVRAGKRVSVRSGGHCFADFAAHSGTQVIIDFSEMTHVGYDPKFRAFVVEAGARLINVYEALYKGWGVTIPGGICYSVGAGGHIAGGGYGLLSRAHGLVVDHLYAVEVVVTDGKGGVRTVVATREKNDPNRELWWAHTGGGGGNFGLVTRYWFRSPGATGSEPSEQLISPPSKVLVSAVDFPWEQLTEAKFTRLLKNFGAWHAANSAPDSPYRNLSSLFNVSSKAHGSLGMFTQVDATVPNARQLLDDYLAAITAGTGVTPKALTRPTGELPAMPQFAEPRTLPWLQATRLVGTNNPVITNPTSRGAHKSAYMRKNFTDHQISALYRYMSRPDFKNPDTMLVLFSFGGQVNAAAPDATANAQRSSIFKMCFQTFWQDEGEDGYYLGWLRDLYEDFFSATGGVPLIDDSTDGCYINYPDRDITDPRRNRSGVPWQTLYYKDNYPRLQQVKRKYDPSDFFRHSMSVKPARG is encoded by the coding sequence ATGAACGGTGTCGATCGCCGGACCATGCTCGCCCGCAGCGCGGCCGTCGTCGGAGGAGCGGCAGTGGCCGGCGCCCTCTCCGGCCCCGTGGCGGCAGCCGCCGCCAAGGCCCCGGACGCCTCCGGCGAAGCGGCCCGCGCCGCGGCCGCCGGGACCGGATCCGTCGTCAGGCCGGGGGATCCGCGCTACGAAATGCTCACCACCGGCAACAACCAGCGCTTCGTGGCCCGCCCGGACTACATCAAGATGGTCCGCTCGACCGCGGACGCCGAACGCGCGCTGAGAGACGCGGTCCGGGCGGGCAAGCGGGTCTCGGTGCGCAGCGGCGGCCACTGCTTCGCCGACTTCGCCGCGCACTCCGGCACCCAGGTCATCATCGACTTCTCGGAGATGACCCACGTCGGCTACGACCCGAAGTTCCGCGCGTTCGTCGTGGAGGCGGGCGCCCGCCTGATCAACGTGTACGAGGCCCTCTACAAGGGCTGGGGCGTCACCATCCCCGGCGGCATCTGCTACAGCGTCGGAGCCGGCGGACACATAGCCGGCGGCGGCTACGGCCTGCTCTCCCGTGCCCACGGCCTGGTCGTCGACCACCTCTACGCCGTGGAGGTCGTGGTGACGGACGGAAAGGGCGGGGTACGCACCGTCGTGGCCACCCGGGAGAAGAACGACCCGAACCGGGAGCTGTGGTGGGCGCACACCGGCGGGGGCGGCGGCAACTTCGGCCTCGTGACCCGCTATTGGTTCCGCTCACCGGGGGCGACGGGCTCCGAGCCCTCCGAACAGCTGATATCCCCGCCGTCGAAGGTCCTGGTGAGCGCCGTCGACTTCCCCTGGGAGCAGCTGACGGAGGCGAAGTTCACCCGGCTGCTGAAGAACTTCGGCGCCTGGCACGCGGCGAACAGCGCGCCGGACTCCCCGTACCGCAACCTCTCCAGCCTGTTCAACGTCAGCTCCAAGGCGCACGGCAGCCTGGGCATGTTCACGCAGGTCGACGCGACCGTGCCGAACGCGAGACAACTGCTCGACGACTACCTGGCGGCTATCACGGCCGGTACCGGAGTCACCCCGAAGGCACTCACCCGGCCCACCGGTGAACTGCCCGCCATGCCGCAGTTCGCGGAACCAAGGACCCTTCCCTGGCTCCAGGCGACCCGGCTGGTCGGCACCAACAATCCCGTCATCACCAATCCGACCTCACGCGGCGCGCACAAGTCCGCCTACATGCGCAAGAACTTCACCGACCATCAGATCTCCGCGCTCTACCGGTACATGAGCCGGCCCGACTTCAAGAACCCCGACACCATGCTGGTGCTCTTCTCCTTCGGCGGGCAGGTCAACGCGGCCGCGCCCGACGCGACGGCCAACGCGCAGCGCTCGTCCATCTTCAAGATGTGCTTCCAGACCTTCTGGCAGGACGAGGGCGAGGACGGGTACTACCTGGGCTGGCTGCGCGACCTGTACGAGGACTTCTTCTCGGCGACCGGCGGCGTACCACTGATCGACGACAGCACCGACGGCTGCTACATCAACTATCCCGACCGCGACATCACCGATCCGCGCCGCAACAGGTCCGGCGTGCCGTGGCAGACCCTCTACTACAAGGACAACTACCCGCGTCTGCAGCAGGTGAAGAGGAAGTACGACCCGTCCGACTTCTTCCGTCACTCCATGTCGGTCAAGCCTGCCCGAGGCTGA
- a CDS encoding MFS transporter, with the protein MSVVEGARVDAGAGEGGGAEGPVRLDGRLKLVLVVLLVAQFMLAVDFSILNVALPVIGDGLGFSLSNLQWIATSFALCAAGFTLLFGRVADLFGRRRLFLVGLAVLGLSSLAGGLATSPEMLIAARVFQGLATAAVTPAGLSLLTTSFPEGPLRQKALGLNGALMSAGFTTGAILGGVLTDLLSWRWAFFINVPVALAVLFIAPTVIKESRPQSRPKLDVPGATAVTLGLLALIYGLTQAGEHGWGSGSALGWLAAGVVLLVAFYAIEAKSSAPLVPVSVLKKKTVAWGNIAGLIAFLTETSLVFLMTLYLQEVLDFSPLTAGLSFGVLGVGTVIGGSIAPRVIGATGTRTTLIVGGLLQAVATLSLVALGETSASMWLLLVATFAGGIGNMLVIVGFMVTATTGLPDHEQGMATGLATMTQQVGITMGTPIMSAVAAANADIHAGITTAVIVNTAIVVAGILTTVLFLRNKAARTPAAG; encoded by the coding sequence ATGTCGGTTGTCGAGGGAGCGCGTGTTGACGCGGGTGCAGGGGAGGGGGGAGGAGCCGAGGGGCCCGTTCGTCTGGACGGGCGTCTGAAGTTGGTGTTGGTGGTGCTGCTGGTGGCGCAGTTCATGCTGGCGGTTGATTTCTCGATTCTGAACGTGGCGTTGCCGGTGATCGGTGACGGTCTCGGTTTCTCGTTGTCGAATCTGCAGTGGATCGCGACGTCGTTCGCGCTCTGCGCGGCTGGTTTCACGCTGTTGTTCGGTCGGGTGGCGGACCTGTTCGGTCGGCGCCGGCTGTTCCTGGTGGGGTTGGCGGTGCTGGGTCTGTCGTCGCTGGCGGGTGGTCTGGCGACGTCGCCGGAGATGCTGATCGCGGCGCGTGTGTTCCAGGGTCTGGCGACGGCCGCGGTGACTCCGGCGGGTCTGTCCCTGCTGACGACGTCGTTTCCCGAGGGGCCGTTGCGGCAGAAGGCTTTGGGTCTCAATGGTGCGCTGATGTCCGCGGGGTTCACGACGGGCGCGATTCTGGGTGGCGTCCTGACGGATCTGCTGTCGTGGCGGTGGGCGTTCTTCATCAACGTGCCGGTGGCTCTGGCGGTGCTGTTCATTGCTCCCACGGTGATCAAGGAGTCGCGTCCGCAGTCGCGTCCGAAGCTGGATGTTCCCGGTGCGACGGCGGTGACGCTGGGTCTGCTGGCGTTGATCTACGGGTTGACGCAGGCGGGTGAGCACGGTTGGGGTTCGGGCAGTGCGCTGGGCTGGCTGGCGGCGGGTGTGGTGCTGCTGGTCGCTTTCTATGCGATCGAGGCGAAGTCGTCGGCTCCGCTGGTGCCGGTGTCGGTGTTGAAGAAGAAGACGGTGGCGTGGGGCAATATCGCGGGTCTGATCGCGTTCCTCACCGAGACCAGTCTGGTGTTCCTGATGACGCTGTATCTCCAGGAGGTGCTGGACTTCTCGCCGCTGACGGCCGGTCTGTCCTTCGGCGTCCTGGGTGTCGGTACGGTGATCGGCGGTTCGATCGCGCCTCGCGTGATCGGTGCGACCGGTACCCGCACGACGCTGATCGTGGGTGGTCTCCTCCAGGCGGTGGCGACGCTGAGTCTGGTGGCGCTGGGTGAGACGTCGGCGTCGATGTGGCTGCTGCTGGTCGCGACGTTCGCGGGTGGTATCGGCAACATGCTGGTGATCGTCGGGTTCATGGTGACCGCGACCACGGGTCTGCCGGACCACGAGCAGGGTATGGCCACCGGTCTGGCGACGATGACGCAGCAGGTCGGTATCACGATGGGTACGCCGATCATGTCGGCGGTGGCCGCTGCCAACGCCGACATCCACGCGGGCATCACGACCGCGGTGATCGTGAACACGGCCATCGTCGTGGCCGGCATCCTCACCACCGTCCTCTTCCTCCGGAACAAGGCCGCGCGGACCCCCGCCGCCGGCTGA
- a CDS encoding TetR/AcrR family transcriptional regulator: MKQERGVRTRNHLISVAAAEFDRNGYDGTSLSRLSRSAGISIGALTFHFAAKGELASAVEDSGRAATRRVVEGVTARGGPALDTVSALVLALGRLIETDAAVRAAARLTQERVGAGPDWCGCWLPDVKELLEQAAEQGQLDPEVDPCPVTLLTAHLVGGAVTRVRRGRGEGPGAVTGELRELWRLVRRGIAAVPADPEMPK, encoded by the coding sequence GTGAAGCAAGAGCGCGGCGTACGCACCCGTAATCATCTGATCTCGGTGGCCGCCGCTGAATTCGACCGCAATGGGTACGACGGGACCTCGCTTTCCCGGCTGAGCCGCTCCGCCGGAATTTCGATCGGAGCCCTCACCTTTCATTTCGCAGCGAAAGGGGAGCTGGCTTCGGCCGTCGAGGATTCGGGGCGCGCCGCCACCCGCAGAGTGGTCGAGGGGGTGACCGCACGCGGTGGCCCGGCCCTGGACACCGTTTCCGCGCTGGTCCTCGCTCTCGGCCGGCTGATCGAGACGGACGCGGCCGTGCGCGCCGCGGCGCGGCTGACCCAGGAGCGGGTCGGTGCCGGACCCGACTGGTGCGGGTGCTGGCTCCCTGACGTCAAGGAACTGCTGGAACAGGCCGCAGAGCAGGGCCAGCTGGACCCCGAGGTCGACCCCTGCCCCGTCACCCTGCTGACGGCGCATCTGGTGGGCGGCGCCGTCACCCGGGTGCGCCGGGGGCGGGGCGAGGGCCCCGGTGCGGTCACCGGTGAGCTCAGGGAGCTGTGGCGGCTCGTCCGGCGGGGCATCGCCGCCGTTCCGGCGGACCCGGAAATGCCCAAGTAG
- the wecB gene encoding non-hydrolyzing UDP-N-acetylglucosamine 2-epimerase, whose translation MRSVAVVLGTRPEAIKFAPVIRALRDDPRFEPVVISTGQHRQMLDETLDAFGLTADVDLKVMAPKQTLSQVTYRSLRGLEDYFATAPADAVLVHGDTATTLTGALAGFHQRIPVVHVEAGLRSGRLGSPFPEEGNRRLVAQVAALHLAPTPGNLANLLREGIAADTVTVTGNTVIDALRWASGRAESYGDPALADLDHDPRRVVLASAHRREAWPHLPQIGQALARIADEPGVRVVVPLHRNPVVREALLPYIGGHPGITVTDPLPYLSFCKLMGRADLIVSDSSGSQEEGPALGKPTLVLGSVTERSEAIVAGTACLVGTATEGIVAHTLELLRDRAAYDRMANAANPYGDGRATERTVAAIAHFFGLGPAPEAFVPDSAVDELSVELARTADFART comes from the coding sequence ATGCGTTCCGTCGCCGTAGTCCTCGGCACCCGGCCGGAAGCCATCAAGTTCGCGCCCGTCATCCGCGCCCTCCGGGACGACCCGCGCTTCGAGCCCGTCGTGATCTCCACCGGGCAGCACCGCCAGATGCTGGACGAGACCCTCGACGCCTTCGGCCTCACCGCCGACGTCGACCTGAAAGTGATGGCCCCCAAGCAGACCCTCTCCCAGGTCACCTACCGTTCGCTGCGCGGCCTGGAGGACTACTTCGCCACCGCGCCCGCCGACGCGGTCCTGGTCCACGGCGACACCGCCACCACCCTCACCGGAGCCCTGGCCGGATTCCACCAGCGGATCCCCGTCGTCCACGTCGAGGCCGGACTGCGCAGCGGCCGGCTCGGCTCACCCTTCCCCGAGGAGGGCAACAGACGGCTCGTCGCGCAGGTCGCCGCCCTCCACCTGGCCCCCACCCCCGGCAACCTGGCGAACCTGCTGCGCGAGGGCATCGCCGCCGACACGGTCACCGTCACCGGCAACACGGTCATCGACGCCCTGCGCTGGGCCAGCGGCCGCGCCGAGAGCTACGGCGACCCGGCCCTGGCCGACCTCGACCACGACCCGCGCCGCGTCGTCCTGGCCTCCGCCCACCGCCGCGAGGCCTGGCCGCACCTGCCGCAGATCGGCCAGGCCCTCGCCCGCATCGCCGACGAGCCCGGAGTACGGGTCGTCGTCCCGCTGCACCGCAACCCCGTCGTCCGCGAGGCGCTCCTCCCGTACATCGGCGGCCACCCGGGCATCACCGTCACCGACCCGCTGCCCTACCTCAGCTTCTGCAAGCTGATGGGCCGCGCCGACCTCATCGTCTCGGACAGCAGCGGCAGCCAGGAGGAGGGCCCCGCCCTCGGCAAGCCCACGCTGGTCCTCGGCAGCGTCACCGAGCGTTCCGAGGCCATCGTCGCCGGCACCGCCTGCCTCGTCGGCACGGCCACCGAGGGCATCGTCGCCCACACCCTGGAGCTGCTGCGCGACCGGGCCGCCTACGACCGGATGGCCAACGCCGCCAACCCGTACGGCGACGGGCGCGCCACCGAGCGCACGGTCGCCGCGATCGCCCACTTCTTCGGCCTGGGCCCCGCGCCCGAGGCCTTCGTCCCCGACAGCGCCGTGGACGAGCTCAGTGTCGAGCTCGCCCGCACGGCCGACTTCGCCCGCACCTGA
- a CDS encoding MFS transporter has translation MRASLLALAIGAFGIGTTEFVIVGLLPEVADDLSVSIPSAGMLVTGYALGVVVGAPLMTAAGARLPRKTMLAVLMGVFIAGNLLCALAGDYTALMGGRLIAALTHGAFFGIGSVVAADLVAPDRRASAIALMFTGLTLANVLGVPLGTFLGQEFGWRSTFWAVTGIGIVGLIGLIALVPAQPAPERGALRGELAVFRRPQVWLALTTTVLGFGGVFASFTYLAPMMTELAGFSDGAVAWLLVLFGVGLCVGNVLGGRAADRALMPSLYLILGGLCLVLVIFTFTSHAAVPAAITLAAFGAIGFATVPPLQARVMQQAAGAPALASAANIAAFNLGNALGAWLGGLAVAHGLGWTSPTWIGAALAAAGLGTAALSGRLDGRNRSKNRSSVSGVPRPHPDTELPATAPLTTAPGAGNGTHPIVEQKSR, from the coding sequence ATGCGCGCTTCCCTCCTCGCCCTCGCCATAGGTGCCTTCGGCATCGGGACGACCGAGTTCGTCATCGTCGGTCTGCTCCCGGAGGTCGCCGACGACCTGTCCGTGTCCATCCCCTCCGCCGGCATGCTGGTCACCGGCTACGCCCTCGGCGTGGTCGTCGGCGCACCGCTGATGACCGCGGCCGGTGCCCGGCTGCCGCGCAAGACCATGCTCGCCGTCCTCATGGGCGTCTTCATCGCGGGCAACCTGCTCTGTGCCCTGGCCGGCGACTACACCGCGCTCATGGGCGGGCGGCTGATCGCCGCCCTCACGCACGGCGCGTTCTTCGGGATCGGGTCCGTCGTGGCAGCGGACCTGGTGGCCCCCGACCGGCGGGCCAGTGCCATCGCCCTGATGTTCACCGGCCTCACCCTGGCCAACGTGCTCGGCGTACCGCTGGGCACCTTCCTGGGCCAGGAGTTCGGCTGGCGCTCGACCTTCTGGGCGGTCACCGGCATCGGGATCGTCGGACTGATCGGTCTGATCGCCCTGGTTCCGGCGCAGCCCGCGCCCGAACGCGGAGCACTGCGGGGCGAACTCGCCGTCTTCCGCAGGCCCCAGGTGTGGCTGGCCCTGACCACCACGGTCCTCGGCTTCGGCGGTGTCTTCGCCTCCTTCACCTACCTCGCGCCGATGATGACGGAGCTGGCCGGCTTCTCCGACGGCGCGGTCGCCTGGCTCCTGGTCCTCTTCGGCGTAGGGCTGTGCGTGGGCAACGTACTCGGCGGCCGGGCCGCCGACCGGGCCCTGATGCCCAGCCTGTACCTCATCCTCGGCGGACTCTGCCTGGTGCTGGTGATCTTCACCTTCACCTCGCACGCCGCCGTGCCCGCCGCGATCACCCTGGCCGCCTTCGGGGCCATCGGATTCGCGACGGTGCCGCCGCTGCAGGCCCGCGTGATGCAGCAGGCAGCCGGGGCCCCGGCCCTCGCCTCCGCGGCGAACATCGCGGCCTTCAACCTCGGCAACGCCCTCGGGGCCTGGCTCGGCGGCCTCGCCGTCGCCCACGGCCTCGGGTGGACCTCGCCGACCTGGATCGGTGCCGCACTGGCCGCGGCCGGTCTGGGCACCGCGGCGCTCTCCGGCCGGCTCGACGGCAGGAACAGGAGCAAGAACAGGAGCAGCGTGAGCGGAGTGCCGCGCCCGCACCCCGACACGGAGCTCCCCGCCACCGCACCACTGACCACCGCACCAGGTGCCGGGAACGGCACCCACCCCATCGTCGAACAGAAGTCGAGGTAG
- a CDS encoding IS701 family transposase, which produces MTTRTRTRSLTAGDTALAGFTERLFGHLPRADQRRWARVYLQGLLTTPGKKSVRRLAASVTESPTASQSLQQFINASPWDWNPARTELLRWVEERHPVRAWTIGQVCFPKRGEHSVGVHRRFDPVAGRIVNCQLGFCLFLSLDGMSVPVDWRLALPEAWVADPVLRRRARISPEAVHQTPEALVLELVDSIAARTSSARPPVVADFSRLGGAAALIGVLGRRGHDFLVSVPPTLAVRTAALNHGVDPARTPGRGETTAGDFARLGNTSHPYTTPLAGPAVRPQRQRIHSALVGLPDGDPAGRGTQQIYRLFGERRPGRRGGGPVWLTNMNRHRMDDLLHLVRLSARSTAVLGSLADEFGLLDFEGRSFPGWHHHMTLMSAAYAYAYAVPGRAREREREERGRRSA; this is translated from the coding sequence ATGACGACACGGACGAGGACCAGATCCCTGACTGCCGGTGACACCGCCCTGGCCGGCTTCACGGAACGCCTCTTCGGTCACTTACCGAGAGCCGATCAGCGCCGCTGGGCCCGGGTCTACCTGCAGGGACTGCTCACCACCCCGGGGAAGAAGTCCGTACGCAGGCTCGCGGCGTCCGTCACCGAGTCGCCGACCGCCTCCCAGTCCCTGCAGCAGTTCATCAACGCGAGCCCCTGGGACTGGAATCCGGCCCGCACCGAACTGCTGCGCTGGGTGGAGGAGCGCCACCCCGTCCGGGCCTGGACGATCGGGCAGGTGTGCTTCCCCAAACGCGGCGAGCACTCGGTGGGTGTGCACCGCCGCTTCGACCCGGTCGCCGGGCGCATCGTCAACTGCCAGTTGGGCTTCTGCCTCTTCCTGTCCCTCGACGGCATGAGCGTGCCCGTCGACTGGCGGCTGGCACTTCCCGAGGCCTGGGTGGCGGATCCCGTCCTGCGCCGCCGGGCGCGCATCTCCCCCGAGGCCGTCCACCAGACCCCGGAAGCCCTCGTACTGGAGCTCGTCGACTCGATCGCCGCCCGCACCTCGTCGGCGCGTCCCCCCGTGGTCGCCGACTTCAGCCGCCTCGGCGGTGCCGCCGCGCTGATCGGCGTACTCGGCCGCCGCGGCCACGACTTCCTGGTCTCCGTACCGCCGACCCTCGCGGTCCGCACCGCCGCCCTGAACCACGGTGTGGATCCCGCGCGCACGCCGGGGCGCGGCGAGACCACCGCGGGCGACTTCGCCCGCCTGGGCAACACCAGCCACCCGTACACCACACCACTCGCCGGCCCCGCCGTGCGACCGCAGCGGCAGCGTATCCACTCGGCGCTGGTCGGGCTGCCGGACGGGGACCCGGCGGGGCGGGGGACGCAGCAGATCTACCGGCTCTTCGGTGAACGGCGGCCGGGCCGACGGGGCGGCGGGCCCGTCTGGCTCACCAACATGAACCGCCACCGGATGGACGACCTGCTGCACCTGGTGCGGCTCTCGGCCCGGTCCACCGCCGTGCTCGGCTCGCTGGCCGACGAGTTCGGCCTCCTCGACTTCGAGGGCCGGTCCTTCCCGGGCTGGCACCACCACATGACGCTGATGTCGGCGGCGTACGCGTATGCGTATGCGGTGCCGGGGCGAGCGCGGGAGCGGGAGCGGGAGGAGCGTGGGCGGCGGTCCGCCTGA
- a CDS encoding SDR family NAD(P)-dependent oxidoreductase → MDLRIEDRVYLVTGASSGIGEATVRLLAAEGATVVGVARKPWSTEALGDRVSTVAADLTDPTAARHVADTVVERHGRLDGLVNNVGALESRTGFLDVTDEQWKSTFEVNFHSAVRMTRAALPALLDTGAGALVHIASEAARFPDPGIVDYAATKTALLSLSKSLAAEFGVRGVRSNVVSPGPTRTALFDAPGGFAEQLGERFGLPADEAVDHFVREVRRLPSGRIGTPDDVAGVIAYLLSPLAGQVTGAEWSVDGGALRQV, encoded by the coding sequence ATGGACCTCCGTATCGAAGACCGCGTGTACCTCGTCACCGGCGCGTCGTCCGGAATCGGCGAGGCGACCGTCCGCCTCCTGGCCGCCGAAGGCGCCACCGTCGTCGGCGTCGCCCGCAAGCCCTGGAGCACCGAAGCCCTCGGCGACCGGGTCAGCACCGTCGCCGCCGACCTCACCGACCCCACCGCCGCCCGCCACGTGGCCGACACGGTCGTCGAACGCCACGGCCGGCTCGACGGCCTCGTCAACAACGTCGGCGCGCTGGAGTCCCGTACCGGCTTCCTCGATGTGACCGACGAGCAGTGGAAGAGCACCTTCGAGGTCAACTTCCACTCCGCGGTCCGCATGACCCGCGCCGCCCTGCCCGCACTCCTCGACACCGGAGCGGGTGCCCTCGTACACATCGCGAGCGAGGCCGCCCGCTTCCCCGACCCGGGCATCGTCGACTACGCCGCCACCAAGACGGCGCTGCTGTCCCTCTCCAAGTCCCTCGCCGCGGAGTTCGGCGTACGCGGCGTGCGCTCCAACGTGGTCTCGCCCGGGCCGACCCGGACCGCGCTCTTCGACGCTCCCGGCGGCTTCGCCGAGCAGCTCGGCGAGCGGTTCGGCCTCCCGGCCGACGAGGCCGTCGATCACTTCGTCCGTGAGGTACGCCGACTGCCCAGCGGCCGCATCGGTACGCCCGACGACGTCGCCGGCGTCATCGCCTACCTGCTCTCGCCCCTCGCGGGCCAGGTCACCGGCGCCGAGTGGAGCGTCGACGGCGGCGCCCTGCGACAGGTCTGA